A single genomic interval of Dromiciops gliroides isolate mDroGli1 chromosome 1, mDroGli1.pri, whole genome shotgun sequence harbors:
- the LOC122736146 gene encoding fructose-1,6-bisphosphatase 1-like, with translation MDYQGPFQEEGCTLTSFALEKNKKTKGTGEMSQLLTSLCTAVKVISYAVRKAGIVQFYGIADPTNVTDEQVKKLDVFSNEVIINMLRSSFATCVLVSEENVHAIIIEPEKRGKHVVCFDPLDGASNVDCLGSIGSIFGIYRRMSAGEPSQDDALQPGRNMVASGYALYGSATVMVIAMDCGVNCFMLDPDIGEFILVRKDIQIRKRGNIYSINEGYTRNFEPAVLEYLQEKKFPQDNTAPYIARYVGSMVADVHRTLVYGGIFLYPANEMSPQGKLRLLYECNPLAFIIERAGGLATTGKEPVLDIVPTEIHQKVPLILGSPEDVKEFLKIYKKHAEK, from the coding sequence ATGGAttaccaaggtcccttccaagagGAAGGCTGCACACTGACCAGCTTTGCCTtggagaaaaacaagaaaaccaaagGCACCGGTGAGATGAGTCAACTGCTCACTAGCCTCTGCACTGCGGTCAAAGTCATCTCCTACGCTGTGCGTAAAGCAGGAATAGTCCAATTCTATGGAATTGCCGACCCCACAAATGTGACGGATGAACAAGTTAAGAAACTGGATGTCTTCTCCAACGAAGTGATTATTAACATGCTAAGGTCATCCTTTGCCACGTGTGTCCTTGTGTCAGAAGAAAACGTTCATGCTATAATAATAGAACcggaaaaaagagggaaacacGTTGTCTGCTTTGATCCTCTGGATGGCGCTTCCAACGTTGACTGCCTAGGGTCCATTGGCAGTATTTTTGGCATCTATAGAAGGATGTCAGCGGGTGAGCCTTCTCAGGATGATGCTCTGCAGCCTGGTCGGAATATGGTGGCCTCTGGTTATGCTCTCTATGGCAGTGCCACAGTGATGGTGATCGCTATGGACTGTGGGGTCAATTGCTTTATGCTGGATCCGGATATTGGGGAATTCATTTTAGTCCGTAAGGATATCCAGATCAGAAAGAGGGGCAATATCTACAGTATCAACGAAGGCTATACCAGGAACTTTGAGCCTGCTGTTTTAGAGTACCTCCAGGAGAAGAAATTCCCTCAGGACAACACCGCTCCCTACATCGCAAGGTATGTGGGTTCCATGGTTGCAGATGTGCATCGGACCTTGGTGTATGGAGGAATCTTTCTGTATCCTGCCAATGAAATGTCCCcccaaggaaaactgaggctcctcTATGAGTGCAACCCATTAGCCTTCATCATAGAAAGAGCTGGGGGACTGGCTACCACAGGAAAGGAACCAGTACTGGACATTGTTCCTACTGAAATCCATCAGAAAGTACCCCTGATTTTGGGATCTCCTGAGGATGTGAAGGAGTTCTTGAAGATTTATAAGAAGCATGCTGAAAAATGA